In Chryseobacterium camelliae, one DNA window encodes the following:
- the glmS gene encoding glutamine--fructose-6-phosphate transaminase (isomerizing), whose translation MCGIVGYTGFQDAYNIVINGLRRLEYRGYDSAGIVLEKSDNTFEVQKTKGKVDDLVDISSQLEGTARIGMGHTRWATHGVPSDRNSHPHVSNNGKIAIIHNGIIENYDTIKIMLNDKGFTFQSETDTEVLVNLIQYFMDLNAETDFPTAVRYALNEVYGAYAITVMHKDYPGVLVVGRLGSPLAIGIGDNEYFIASDASPFVEFTKEAIYLEEGHMATISLENGVDIRTINENSKIEPEIQELKLSLEQIEKGGFEHFMLKEIFEQPKSIHDTMRGRLLVEEGIIKMAGIWDHLERFKNANRIIIIACGTSWHAGLIGEYLIEEYARIPVEVEYASEFRYRNPIITDKDVVIAISQSGETADTMAALKLAKEKGAFIYGICNVVDSSIARITDAGSYTHAGPEIGVASTKAFTAQLTILSLIALKLGKHNGNLGNADFMSLIAELDVLPKKIEEVLESTHDLTKTIAKDFVNATNFLYLGRGYNYPAALEGALKLKEISYIHAEGYPAAEMKHGPIALIDENMPIVIIAPKKGHYDKIVSNVQEIKARKGKVIAVVNKGDQQVSAMADYVIEIPETSECFSPIVASVPLQLLAYYIAVYRGANVDQPRNLAKSVTVE comes from the coding sequence ATGTGCGGAATAGTAGGATATACAGGATTTCAGGATGCTTATAATATAGTGATCAATGGTCTGAGAAGATTGGAATACCGCGGCTATGACAGTGCAGGAATCGTTCTTGAAAAGTCAGACAATACATTTGAGGTTCAGAAAACGAAAGGAAAAGTGGATGATCTTGTAGATATTTCAAGTCAGTTAGAAGGAACCGCTCGTATAGGTATGGGGCATACCCGTTGGGCTACACATGGTGTACCAAGTGACAGAAACTCTCACCCCCATGTATCCAATAATGGAAAGATAGCGATTATCCATAATGGAATCATTGAAAATTATGATACCATTAAAATCATGCTGAATGATAAAGGGTTTACTTTTCAATCGGAAACAGATACTGAGGTGCTGGTAAACCTTATTCAGTATTTCATGGATCTGAATGCTGAAACAGATTTCCCTACAGCCGTACGTTATGCTTTAAATGAAGTATACGGAGCATATGCTATAACTGTAATGCACAAAGATTATCCTGGAGTGCTTGTTGTAGGACGTTTAGGCTCTCCTTTAGCGATTGGTATTGGAGATAATGAATATTTCATTGCATCGGATGCTTCTCCCTTTGTAGAATTTACAAAAGAAGCCATTTACCTCGAAGAAGGCCATATGGCTACCATCTCATTGGAAAATGGAGTAGATATAAGGACAATCAATGAAAATTCTAAAATTGAACCTGAAATTCAGGAGCTAAAACTGAGTCTTGAACAGATTGAGAAAGGGGGCTTTGAACATTTTATGCTTAAAGAAATTTTCGAGCAGCCTAAATCTATTCATGATACCATGAGAGGAAGGCTTCTGGTAGAAGAGGGTATTATAAAAATGGCTGGTATCTGGGATCACCTTGAACGCTTCAAGAATGCCAACAGAATAATCATCATTGCCTGCGGAACTTCCTGGCATGCCGGTCTTATCGGAGAATATCTTATTGAAGAATATGCAAGAATACCGGTTGAAGTAGAATATGCTTCAGAGTTCAGATACAGAAATCCTATTATTACGGATAAAGATGTAGTAATCGCCATTTCTCAGTCAGGCGAAACTGCCGATACGATGGCCGCTTTAAAACTGGCAAAAGAAAAAGGAGCTTTCATTTATGGGATTTGTAATGTAGTGGATTCATCTATTGCAAGGATTACAGATGCCGGATCCTATACCCATGCAGGTCCTGAAATTGGTGTAGCGTCTACCAAAGCATTTACTGCACAGCTGACCATTCTCAGTTTAATCGCATTAAAGCTAGGTAAACATAACGGGAATTTGGGCAATGCTGATTTTATGAGCCTGATTGCAGAACTGGATGTACTTCCTAAAAAAATTGAAGAAGTATTGGAATCTACCCATGACCTCACAAAAACCATTGCAAAAGATTTCGTTAATGCTACTAACTTCCTTTATCTGGGAAGAGGGTATAATTATCCAGCCGCTTTAGAAGGAGCGTTAAAACTGAAAGAAATTTCTTATATCCATGCTGAAGGATATCCGGCTGCCGAAATGAAGCACGGGCCAATTGCATTGATTGACGAAAATATGCCTATTGTTATCATCGCACCTAAAAAAGGGCATTACGATAAAATTGTAAGCAATGTCCAGGAAATCAAGGCCAGAAAAGGAAAAGTGATAGCAGTGGTTAATAAAGGTGATCAGCAGGTAAGCGCTATGGCGGATTATGTTATTGAGATCCCTGAAACATCAGAATGTTTCTCACCTATCGTAGCTTCTGTTCCGCTTCAACTATTAGCTTATTATATTGCAGTATACCGTGGAGCAAATGTAGACCAGCCTAGAAACCTTGCGAAATCCGTAACTGTAGAATAA
- the porN gene encoding type IX secretion system ring protein PorN/GldN, producing the protein MKKYISSLLVLVSGFAFSQTILNASSPEEFRKMRDESMRKVGDTLISNKVKPLEYGFVDDKDILKSMFVWEVIDMNDKLNQPFYYDNPDGLLSTPTRSLYQLLLDGALSGNIKEVYDDENLTIKLSPEGIQKRLEAVVVDDAAIDILNSGRQLTEQEKKEYTDHIKTTTDKVKVLKIMGMWFIDKRDGQMKYRPLAISAMGPDPSIQGKVGPDGMPLAGADELIDLFWIYYPSAREILANNYVYNRKNSSADLSFDDIINARRFSSIIYKSSSGLGDGVIKDYIPKNADEQLEESDRIKAQILEMENSMWNY; encoded by the coding sequence ATGAAAAAATATATTAGCAGTCTTTTGGTATTAGTTTCGGGATTTGCTTTTTCCCAGACTATTCTGAATGCTTCTTCTCCTGAAGAGTTCAGAAAGATGAGAGATGAATCTATGAGGAAAGTTGGAGATACACTTATCAGCAATAAAGTAAAACCTCTTGAATATGGGTTTGTTGATGATAAGGACATTCTAAAAAGTATGTTTGTTTGGGAAGTAATAGATATGAATGATAAGCTTAATCAACCATTCTATTATGATAACCCAGACGGGCTTCTTTCTACACCTACCCGATCACTGTATCAACTTTTGCTTGACGGAGCTTTAAGTGGCAATATTAAAGAAGTTTATGATGATGAAAACTTAACGATCAAGTTATCTCCTGAAGGAATTCAGAAAAGACTTGAGGCTGTTGTGGTTGATGATGCTGCTATTGATATTCTGAACTCTGGTCGTCAATTAACTGAACAAGAGAAAAAGGAGTATACTGATCATATTAAGACTACCACAGATAAAGTTAAAGTTCTTAAAATAATGGGTATGTGGTTTATTGATAAGAGAGATGGCCAGATGAAATATAGGCCTCTTGCAATTTCTGCAATGGGACCAGACCCTTCAATTCAAGGAAAGGTTGGACCTGATGGAATGCCTTTGGCAGGAGCTGATGAGTTAATCGATCTTTTCTGGATCTATTATCCAAGTGCGAGAGAGATTCTTGCTAACAACTACGTTTATAACAGGAAAAATTCTTCCGCTGATTTATCTTTTGATGACATCATTAATGCAAGAAGATTCTCTTCTATCATTTATAAATCTTCCAGTGGCTTAGGAGATGGTGTAATCAAGGATTATATTCCTAAAAACGCTGACGAGCAGCTTGAAGAAAGTGACAGAATCAAAGCTCAGATCCTTGAAATGGAGAACAGCATGTGGAATTATTAA
- the porL gene encoding type IX secretion system motor protein PorL/GldL: MFKTKDAWMNFFYSFGAAIVILGAWLKITHITLGPVNGNMALTVGLITEAIIFIIFAFDPPKSEESYAWENVYPELLDKHANPNPLHSNVSKSNAAAQFAELENSLSTKLDKMLQDAKLDVQLFERLRTGIDKFSNSVDQINQTVDVSASTHKYNDQLNKAAQHMESMNALYAMQLESGQRQAEFAKKYVSDMQKSVEHSEKFNQELQGLTSNLNNLNRVYGGMLTAMKS; the protein is encoded by the coding sequence ATGTTTAAGACTAAAGATGCTTGGATGAATTTCTTTTATTCATTCGGTGCTGCAATTGTAATTCTTGGGGCTTGGCTTAAAATTACCCACATTACTCTAGGACCTGTTAACGGTAATATGGCTCTTACAGTGGGGCTTATCACTGAAGCTATCATTTTCATCATCTTTGCTTTTGACCCTCCGAAATCAGAAGAGTCTTATGCTTGGGAAAATGTATATCCTGAACTGTTGGATAAGCATGCCAATCCAAATCCACTGCATTCAAACGTATCTAAAAGCAATGCTGCCGCTCAGTTTGCTGAATTGGAAAATTCACTTTCTACCAAACTGGACAAAATGCTTCAGGATGCCAAGCTTGATGTTCAGTTATTCGAAAGATTAAGAACAGGGATCGATAAATTTTCAAATTCTGTAGATCAGATCAACCAGACTGTGGATGTTTCTGCTTCTACTCATAAATACAATGATCAGCTGAACAAAGCTGCCCAGCATATGGAAAGCATGAATGCATTATATGCTATGCAACTTGAAAGTGGACAGAGACAGGCTGAATTCGCTAAGAAATATGTAAGCGATATGCAGAAGTCTGTTGAGCATTCAGAAAAATTTAACCAGGAATTACAAGGTTTAACGTCTAACTTGAATAATTTAAATAGAGTTTATGGTGGTATGCTAACCGCAATGAAGTCTTAA
- a CDS encoding SemiSWEET transporter yields MDENVLGIIAGVFTSASMIPQLVKVLKEKNVEDLSWITLLVLITGVSLWVWYGILKDELPIILSNAFAVLVNISLLTCYLIYRK; encoded by the coding sequence ATGGATGAAAATGTTTTAGGAATTATTGCCGGTGTGTTTACTTCAGCTTCAATGATTCCACAGCTGGTTAAAGTGTTAAAAGAGAAAAATGTTGAAGACCTCTCATGGATTACGCTTCTGGTATTGATTACCGGTGTTTCTTTATGGGTATGGTACGGAATCCTTAAGGATGAGCTTCCGATTATTCTTTCAAATGCCTTCGCAGTCCTGGTAAATATCAGTCTTCTGACCTGTTATCTCATATACAGAAAGTAA
- a CDS encoding NAD(P)/FAD-dependent oxidoreductase — MEHVDYIIVGDGYAALFFAHQLIRNRKSFRIFSEGNKSASQVSAGMVNPVVLKKFTTFWKAQEQIDCLKHTLNEIEGYTGKNYLINAPIHRIFHDENEQQLWLRKSDVEELSYFLDKDFRFLDMVNNPYGVGRVNQSARLNVNGFFNDLFSFFEDRSYLIKDKFNYEKLNPSDSSYENLSFNHIIFCEGMSVKNNPFFSEIPVVANKGHHIKVKLSRPLPEDITAKKKHFLFPVDENLYFYGGTYDREQMHHQIDESAVQQLKNGLSEFYPFDFEVDEIHFGFRPTVKDRRPIIGRHELHKNLYVFNGLGARGILNGCYFSLALYEFIENGIPLPEEIDLSRFKK; from the coding sequence ATGGAGCATGTAGATTATATTATTGTGGGAGATGGATATGCAGCACTGTTTTTTGCCCATCAGCTGATCAGGAATCGGAAATCATTCAGGATATTTTCGGAGGGAAATAAGAGTGCTTCCCAGGTTTCTGCCGGTATGGTCAATCCTGTTGTCCTTAAGAAATTCACTACTTTCTGGAAAGCGCAGGAGCAAATTGATTGTCTTAAGCATACCCTAAATGAGATAGAGGGATATACAGGCAAAAATTATTTGATTAATGCTCCTATTCACAGGATTTTTCATGATGAAAACGAACAGCAGTTATGGCTCAGAAAATCCGATGTAGAGGAATTATCTTATTTTTTAGACAAAGATTTCAGGTTTTTGGATATGGTCAATAATCCATACGGTGTGGGAAGAGTGAACCAGTCAGCAAGGCTTAATGTAAATGGATTCTTTAACGATTTATTTTCCTTTTTTGAAGACAGGTCTTATCTGATAAAAGACAAGTTTAATTACGAAAAATTAAACCCTTCAGATTCTTCTTATGAAAACTTAAGTTTTAATCATATTATATTTTGTGAAGGTATGAGTGTTAAAAACAATCCTTTTTTCTCTGAAATTCCTGTTGTTGCCAACAAAGGGCATCATATCAAAGTAAAATTATCCCGGCCTCTGCCAGAAGACATTACCGCCAAAAAGAAACATTTCCTCTTTCCGGTTGATGAAAACCTCTATTTTTACGGCGGAACATATGATCGGGAACAAATGCATCATCAGATTGACGAAAGCGCAGTGCAACAACTTAAAAATGGCCTTTCCGAATTTTATCCGTTTGATTTTGAGGTAGATGAAATCCATTTTGGGTTCAGGCCTACGGTGAAAGACAGGCGACCGATTATCGGCAGGCATGAGCTTCATAAAAATCTGTATGTATTTAATGGATTAGGAGCACGCGGAATTCTAAACGGATGCTATTTTTCTTTAGCCTTATATGAATTTATTGAAAATGGTATACCGCTACCGGAAGAAATCGATTTGTCAAGGTTTAAAAAATAA
- a CDS encoding efflux RND transporter periplasmic adaptor subunit, translating to MIKRVVAGIALSSLLLFSCNKKKEEKEEATVYPVTSPVVMDTVIDKEYVAQIQSVKNIEIRAQEKGFLEKIFVDEGQFVQQGQTLFRIMPKLYQAELLKAQAEVAQATIELKNASTLANNNIVSKNERAMAKAKLDAANAEAKLAQIHLSFTDIKAPYSGIINRIPLKLGSLIDEGDLLTSLSDNTNMYGYFNVSEPEYLSYQMHVADRGSNEVGLVMANGEMLPEKGQIQTIEGEFDNETGNIAFRAKFPNPNKLLRNGETGKVRMTLPVKNALLIPQKATYEIQDQKYVFVVDQNGVVRSKNIKVAYELPDLYVVGSGLAKGDKFLLEGVQKVKDDQKVQTKFQEPKKVLQSLKLKAE from the coding sequence ATGATCAAGAGAGTTGTCGCAGGCATTGCGCTAAGCAGTCTTTTATTGTTCAGCTGTAACAAAAAAAAGGAAGAAAAAGAAGAAGCTACAGTATATCCCGTAACCTCACCGGTAGTGATGGATACAGTGATTGATAAAGAATATGTAGCCCAGATCCAATCCGTAAAAAACATTGAAATCCGTGCCCAGGAAAAAGGTTTTCTTGAAAAGATCTTTGTAGACGAAGGGCAATTTGTACAACAGGGTCAGACCCTGTTCAGAATTATGCCGAAGTTGTATCAGGCCGAATTGCTGAAAGCCCAGGCAGAAGTGGCCCAGGCTACCATTGAATTAAAAAATGCGAGTACGCTGGCTAACAATAACATTGTATCCAAAAATGAGCGTGCAATGGCAAAAGCCAAACTGGATGCTGCGAATGCGGAAGCTAAATTAGCCCAGATCCATCTTTCATTTACAGATATTAAAGCTCCTTATTCAGGGATTATCAACAGGATTCCCCTGAAACTGGGAAGTCTCATCGATGAAGGTGATTTACTTACCTCACTTTCGGATAATACGAATATGTACGGGTATTTCAATGTCTCAGAACCTGAATACCTGAGTTATCAGATGCATGTTGCAGACCGTGGAAGCAACGAAGTTGGCCTTGTTATGGCAAACGGTGAAATGCTTCCTGAAAAAGGCCAGATCCAGACGATCGAAGGAGAATTTGATAATGAAACCGGGAATATTGCCTTCAGAGCAAAGTTTCCGAATCCAAATAAACTTTTAAGAAACGGGGAAACAGGAAAAGTAAGGATGACTTTACCCGTAAAAAATGCTTTACTGATTCCTCAGAAAGCTACGTATGAGATCCAGGACCAGAAATATGTTTTTGTAGTGGATCAAAACGGAGTGGTAAGATCTAAAAACATTAAGGTGGCCTATGAACTGCCGGATCTCTATGTGGTAGGTTCCGGATTGGCAAAAGGGGATAAGTTCCTATTGGAAGGTGTTCAGAAAGTGAAAGATGACCAGAAAGTGCAGACTAAGTTCCAGGAACCTAAAAAAGTACTTCAGTCACTGAAATTAAAAGCAGAGTAG
- the porK gene encoding type IX secretion system lipoprotein PorK/GldK, with the protein MKRIFLLLVSASVASVSCSGGGSSSVGKPGTKGELIPREKTKSFVAERPYGMVAIPAGSFVAGLADQDPTNTPEKAALKTVTVSSFFMDEAETTNAEYRVFINYVRDSIARTMLAEAAGEGGEGKGRGTSIGDYAYLAQKEENLTPYQEYLEGQGGREDGYDPSKKLDWKVPLHWNTNKYPDVEYAEVLESMYLPASSRVGNERILDVSKLKYNYKWGDMDVAIADNQRGVNYLKSESIAIYPDTTVWVKDFHFAYNEPLFEQYFWHKAYKDYPVVGVTWDQARAYCNFRTKLKTDYNESLKRKKQRPMIFRLPTEVEWEYAARGGMQNATYPWGGPYLMDDRGCYLANFKPKRGNYMEDEKKGTYTYTAPVKKFKKNGFGLYDMAGNVAEWTESAYNNSSPAFSSTLNPSTKDKADDKRSVRGGSWKDVGYALMTGARDWERKDSARSYIGFRTVQDIPEAAVKPRRVSR; encoded by the coding sequence ATGAAAAGGATATTTCTTTTATTAGTGTCTGCGTCGGTAGCATCGGTATCTTGTTCAGGTGGAGGGTCTTCTTCCGTAGGTAAACCGGGAACAAAAGGAGAATTGATACCTAGAGAAAAAACAAAATCATTTGTTGCAGAAAGACCTTACGGTATGGTGGCAATTCCTGCAGGATCATTCGTAGCAGGTCTTGCAGATCAGGATCCTACAAATACTCCTGAAAAAGCAGCTTTGAAAACGGTTACAGTTTCTTCTTTCTTTATGGATGAAGCAGAAACCACAAACGCAGAATACAGGGTATTTATCAATTATGTAAGAGATTCTATCGCAAGAACCATGCTTGCTGAGGCTGCCGGAGAAGGAGGTGAAGGTAAAGGAAGAGGAACAAGCATCGGAGACTATGCCTATCTTGCACAGAAGGAAGAAAACTTAACACCATATCAGGAATATCTTGAAGGACAGGGAGGAAGAGAAGATGGCTATGATCCAAGCAAAAAACTGGACTGGAAAGTTCCATTGCATTGGAATACAAATAAATATCCTGATGTAGAATATGCGGAAGTATTGGAATCCATGTATTTACCGGCATCATCAAGAGTTGGAAATGAAAGGATTCTGGATGTTAGTAAACTAAAATACAATTACAAATGGGGGGATATGGATGTTGCTATTGCAGATAACCAAAGAGGAGTAAATTACCTTAAAAGTGAAAGCATTGCCATCTACCCTGATACCACAGTTTGGGTAAAAGACTTCCATTTTGCATATAATGAGCCGTTATTTGAACAGTATTTCTGGCACAAGGCTTACAAAGACTATCCTGTAGTAGGTGTAACCTGGGATCAGGCAAGAGCATACTGTAATTTCAGAACGAAGTTGAAAACAGATTATAACGAAAGTCTGAAAAGAAAAAAACAGAGACCAATGATATTCCGTCTTCCGACGGAAGTTGAGTGGGAATATGCAGCCAGAGGCGGAATGCAAAATGCTACCTATCCTTGGGGAGGTCCTTATTTAATGGATGACAGAGGTTGCTATTTAGCCAACTTCAAGCCTAAGAGAGGTAATTATATGGAAGATGAGAAAAAAGGTACTTACACATATACAGCTCCGGTAAAGAAATTTAAGAAAAATGGATTCGGATTGTATGATATGGCTGGAAACGTTGCAGAATGGACGGAATCTGCCTACAATAATTCTTCACCAGCATTCTCTTCAACACTTAACCCTTCTACTAAAGATAAAGCAGATGATAAAAGATCTGTAAGAGGTGGTTCTTGGAAAGATGTTGGCTATGCACTGATGACAGGGGCAAGAGACTGGGAAAGAAAAGATTCTGCAAGAAGCTATATCGGATTCAGAACAGTACAGGACATCCCTGAAGCTGCTGTTAAACCAAGAAGAGTTAGCAGATAA
- the porM gene encoding type IX secretion system motor protein PorM/GldM, with protein MAQGKQTPRQKMINLMYLVFIAMMALNIDAEIIRSYYDSTKALNETRTLTERKNERIFERTLEAKALQVPDTYAQPWQQYQVLRDKINVLVKSAQDIKDLLKKKSEFQEKDEAGKEVDVSENFAALNNNEATTEYFFKEGDENTPSKGALDLKAKIDDVRNYINATFGNNAQLKDLVERANKSLIAEYPKGKSPNEKTWFQNKFYHQPLIAAISNLEIIQNDARNVQSDALALMLQEKVDASIKFSNYEPIVSGPTDIQSGKQADVTVMLGTYSNSNKINISGVSRQENGKGTIPISGSGLGEHKVGGTITLTDASGKPQSFQWSHTYNVIAGPQEVKLQKGLLLSADKMNVMYRGLDNPVSGSILGADNAKLSLSAPGASVRSNGQGKWIVKPTTGNTVKITLSGSDPSGKSVSQVFEYRIKNVPPPQGQMRGKNVLSMPAASVANQSVQAAIPDFDFPVSFNVTGFMVKVPGRAGLLISGNTLGEAAGLTRNLRTGDVVYIYDIKATATGLDGQIIKNISPIVINIQ; from the coding sequence ATGGCACAAGGAAAACAGACCCCTCGTCAGAAGATGATCAACCTCATGTATTTGGTGTTCATCGCGATGATGGCCCTAAATATTGATGCAGAAATCATCAGGTCATACTATGACTCAACAAAAGCTCTTAACGAGACCAGGACTTTAACGGAAAGAAAGAACGAAAGGATTTTCGAAAGAACTCTTGAAGCAAAAGCCCTGCAGGTACCGGATACTTACGCTCAGCCTTGGCAGCAGTATCAGGTTTTAAGAGATAAAATCAATGTATTGGTAAAATCAGCTCAGGATATCAAAGATCTTCTTAAAAAGAAATCTGAGTTCCAAGAGAAAGACGAGGCCGGAAAAGAAGTGGATGTAAGCGAGAACTTCGCTGCACTAAATAATAATGAAGCAACTACGGAGTACTTCTTTAAAGAAGGAGACGAAAATACCCCTTCCAAGGGAGCTTTAGACCTTAAAGCTAAAATTGATGATGTAAGGAATTATATCAATGCTACTTTTGGTAATAATGCTCAACTGAAAGATTTAGTAGAAAGAGCTAACAAATCTCTGATTGCAGAATATCCGAAAGGAAAATCACCTAATGAGAAGACATGGTTCCAGAACAAATTCTATCATCAGCCGCTGATCGCTGCGATTTCTAACCTTGAAATCATCCAGAATGATGCAAGGAACGTACAATCAGATGCTTTGGCATTGATGTTACAGGAAAAAGTTGATGCAAGCATCAAATTCTCAAACTATGAGCCGATTGTATCTGGTCCAACTGATATTCAGTCTGGTAAGCAGGCAGATGTTACAGTAATGTTAGGAACTTATTCAAACAGTAATAAGATCAACATTTCAGGAGTGAGCAGACAGGAAAATGGAAAAGGTACTATTCCTATTTCAGGATCAGGTCTTGGAGAGCATAAAGTAGGAGGAACAATTACATTAACCGATGCTTCAGGGAAACCGCAGAGCTTCCAGTGGTCACACACGTATAATGTTATTGCAGGTCCTCAGGAAGTGAAACTTCAAAAAGGACTATTATTATCTGCGGATAAAATGAATGTAATGTACAGAGGTCTTGATAACCCTGTTTCAGGGTCTATCCTTGGTGCTGATAATGCTAAACTATCACTTTCTGCACCTGGAGCTTCTGTAAGAAGTAATGGTCAAGGAAAGTGGATTGTTAAACCTACTACAGGTAATACAGTTAAGATCACACTTTCAGGATCTGATCCAAGTGGAAAGTCAGTTTCTCAGGTATTTGAGTATAGAATTAAAAATGTACCTCCACCACAAGGACAAATGAGAGGTAAAAATGTACTGTCTATGCCTGCTGCATCGGTAGCTAATCAATCAGTACAAGCTGCTATACCGGATTTCGACTTCCCTGTATCATTTAATGTAACCGGATTTATGGTAAAAGTACCTGGAAGAGCAGGTCTACTAATTTCAGGTAATACTTTAGGTGAAGCAGCAGGATTGACAAGAAATCTTAGAACAGGAGATGTAGTTTATATTTATGACATTAAAGCTACTGCTACCGGACTTGACGGTCAGATTATTAAAAATATATCCCCAATTGTTATTAATATACAATAA